A part of Miscanthus floridulus cultivar M001 chromosome 6, ASM1932011v1, whole genome shotgun sequence genomic DNA contains:
- the LOC136459286 gene encoding NDR1/HIN1-like protein 13 isoform X1 has protein sequence MQIDSEERLEEQPMMHGNGHGHGHGRVHPAASSSSDFSGEMNQSVSDPSSSPPYSFHFEKPVPQQQQQPGTYVVQVPKDKVFRVPPPENARLFDHYTRRAKRRRGRSCARVCACLLAGAVALAVLAGIAYLVLRPKQPAYTVQALAVSGLAELGNASSAGVFSPGFDATVRADNPNGRIGVRYEGGRSRVSVSYDGVLLADGAWPAFYQGPRNVTVFVAKAKGSGIRFSQRVRGQMAAAERLRSVPFDVDVEVPVRLQLGKVRTWAVPVRVYCTVAVDRLAADAKVVSRSCDVKVHLLSWRN, from the coding sequence ATGCAGATTGATTCGGAGGAGCGCCTCGAGGAGCAGCCGATGATGCACGGGaatgggcacgggcacgggcacggccgTGTCCACCCGGCGGCGTCCTCCAGCTCCGACTTCTCCGGCGAGATGAACCAGTCCGTGTCCGACCCCTCCTCCAGCCCGCCCTACAGCTTCCACTTCGAGAAGCCCgtcccgcagcagcagcagcagccgggcACGTACGTGGTGCAGGTGCCCAAGGACAAGGTCTTCCGCGTCCCGCCGCCCGAGAACGCGCGCCTCTTCGACCACTACACCCGCCGCGCCAagcgccgccgcggccgctccTGCGCCCGCGTCTGCGCGTGCCTGCTCGCGGGGGCCGTCGCGCTCGCCGTCCTCGCCGGCATCGCGTACCTGGTCCTCAGGCCGAAGCAGCCGGCGTACACGGTCCAGGCGCTCGCCGTGTCCGGCCTCGCCGAGCTCGGCAACGCCTCCTCCGCCGGCGTGTTCTCGCCGGGGTTCGACGCGACCGTGCGCGCCGACAACCCCAACGGCAGGATCGGCGTGCGATACGAGGGAGGCCGGAGCCGCGTCTCCGTGTCCTACGACGGCGTGCTCCTGGCCGACGGCGCGTGGCCGGCGTTCTACCAGGGCCCCCGGAACGTGACGGTGTTCGTGGCCAAGGCGAAGGGGTCCGGGATACGGTTCTCGCAGCGCGTGCGGGGGCAGATGGCCGCGGCGGAGCGGCTCCGATCGGTGCCGTTCGACGTGGACGTCGAGGTGCCCGTGCGCCTGCAGCTCGGCAAGGTCAGGACGTGGGCAGTGCCGGTGCGGGTGTACTGCACCGTGGCGGTCGACAGGCTCGCCGCCGACGCCAAGGTGGTGTCCAGGTCGTGCGACGTCAAGGTGCACCTCCTGTCCTGGAGGAACTGA
- the LOC136459286 gene encoding NDR1/HIN1-like protein 13 isoform X2 produces the protein MMHGNGHGHGHGRVHPAASSSSDFSGEMNQSVSDPSSSPPYSFHFEKPVPQQQQQPGTYVVQVPKDKVFRVPPPENARLFDHYTRRAKRRRGRSCARVCACLLAGAVALAVLAGIAYLVLRPKQPAYTVQALAVSGLAELGNASSAGVFSPGFDATVRADNPNGRIGVRYEGGRSRVSVSYDGVLLADGAWPAFYQGPRNVTVFVAKAKGSGIRFSQRVRGQMAAAERLRSVPFDVDVEVPVRLQLGKVRTWAVPVRVYCTVAVDRLAADAKVVSRSCDVKVHLLSWRN, from the coding sequence ATGATGCACGGGaatgggcacgggcacgggcacggccgTGTCCACCCGGCGGCGTCCTCCAGCTCCGACTTCTCCGGCGAGATGAACCAGTCCGTGTCCGACCCCTCCTCCAGCCCGCCCTACAGCTTCCACTTCGAGAAGCCCgtcccgcagcagcagcagcagccgggcACGTACGTGGTGCAGGTGCCCAAGGACAAGGTCTTCCGCGTCCCGCCGCCCGAGAACGCGCGCCTCTTCGACCACTACACCCGCCGCGCCAagcgccgccgcggccgctccTGCGCCCGCGTCTGCGCGTGCCTGCTCGCGGGGGCCGTCGCGCTCGCCGTCCTCGCCGGCATCGCGTACCTGGTCCTCAGGCCGAAGCAGCCGGCGTACACGGTCCAGGCGCTCGCCGTGTCCGGCCTCGCCGAGCTCGGCAACGCCTCCTCCGCCGGCGTGTTCTCGCCGGGGTTCGACGCGACCGTGCGCGCCGACAACCCCAACGGCAGGATCGGCGTGCGATACGAGGGAGGCCGGAGCCGCGTCTCCGTGTCCTACGACGGCGTGCTCCTGGCCGACGGCGCGTGGCCGGCGTTCTACCAGGGCCCCCGGAACGTGACGGTGTTCGTGGCCAAGGCGAAGGGGTCCGGGATACGGTTCTCGCAGCGCGTGCGGGGGCAGATGGCCGCGGCGGAGCGGCTCCGATCGGTGCCGTTCGACGTGGACGTCGAGGTGCCCGTGCGCCTGCAGCTCGGCAAGGTCAGGACGTGGGCAGTGCCGGTGCGGGTGTACTGCACCGTGGCGGTCGACAGGCTCGCCGCCGACGCCAAGGTGGTGTCCAGGTCGTGCGACGTCAAGGTGCACCTCCTGTCCTGGAGGAACTGA